The following are from one region of the Cytobacillus firmus genome:
- a CDS encoding UDP-N-acetylmuramoyl-L-alanyl-D-glutamate--2,6-diaminopimelate ligase codes for MELHRLLRFLQPYMTYKGENPEITAIVNDNRKVLPGSLFVCIEGYTVDGHDFAASAAEKGAAAVVAQKELDLDIPVIVVKNTKRALAVLADAFYGQPSKQLHLIGITGTNGKTTTSHLIEKILADAGRKTGLIGTMYTKIADETFEVKNTTPESLTLQSTFRKMADAGVDSAVMEVSSHALVEGRVHGCDFNIAVFTNLTQDHLDYHKTMDEYRRAKGLLFAQLGSAYNHGEPKYAILNSDDPASAEYEKSTAAHVISYGIDQEANLRAVNIQMTAAGTEFDLISPFGKHKVSLKMIGKFSIYNVLASIGAGIAAGISISQIIKSAEEVKGVAGRFETVDAGQDFSVIVDYSHTPDSLKNALETVKQFAQKRIFAIVGCGGDRDRSKRPLMAEIACQYSTDPIFTSDNPRSEDPIQILRDMEEGVKEESYKVIVDRKEAIHYAVKKASAGDVILIAGKGHETYQIVGSHVFDFDDRLVAKEAIEER; via the coding sequence ATGGAATTACATAGACTGCTGCGATTTTTACAGCCTTATATGACATATAAAGGTGAAAACCCTGAAATCACAGCGATTGTTAACGATAACCGGAAAGTTCTGCCTGGAAGTCTGTTTGTTTGCATTGAGGGCTATACGGTAGATGGCCATGATTTTGCAGCTTCTGCTGCCGAAAAAGGTGCAGCAGCTGTTGTTGCCCAAAAAGAACTGGACTTGGATATCCCGGTTATAGTAGTTAAAAATACAAAACGGGCGTTGGCCGTGCTGGCTGATGCTTTTTATGGACAGCCGAGCAAGCAGCTTCATTTAATTGGCATAACAGGGACTAATGGCAAAACAACAACAAGTCATTTAATTGAAAAGATTCTTGCAGACGCAGGAAGAAAGACCGGCTTAATTGGCACGATGTATACGAAGATTGCCGATGAAACTTTTGAAGTGAAAAATACTACTCCTGAAAGCCTGACTCTGCAAAGCACATTTAGAAAAATGGCAGATGCCGGTGTGGATTCAGCTGTAATGGAAGTGTCTTCTCATGCACTTGTTGAAGGCCGTGTTCATGGCTGTGATTTTAATATAGCCGTATTTACGAACCTGACACAGGATCACCTGGATTATCATAAAACGATGGATGAATACAGGAGAGCAAAAGGGCTGTTGTTTGCCCAGCTTGGAAGCGCCTATAATCATGGAGAACCGAAGTATGCCATTTTAAATTCAGATGACCCTGCTTCTGCAGAATATGAAAAATCGACGGCTGCTCATGTCATTTCCTATGGAATTGATCAGGAAGCTAATCTGCGGGCCGTTAATATTCAAATGACTGCTGCCGGTACGGAATTTGACTTAATCTCTCCATTCGGAAAGCATAAAGTTTCTTTAAAAATGATAGGCAAGTTCAGCATCTATAACGTCCTTGCCAGTATTGGAGCAGGTATCGCTGCAGGGATATCAATCTCTCAAATCATTAAATCTGCAGAAGAAGTTAAAGGTGTAGCCGGCAGATTTGAAACCGTAGATGCAGGCCAGGATTTTTCTGTGATCGTTGATTATTCACATACTCCGGACAGCCTGAAAAATGCACTGGAAACAGTAAAGCAATTTGCACAGAAGCGCATTTTCGCCATCGTGGGCTGCGGAGGAGACAGAGACAGATCCAAACGTCCGCTTATGGCTGAAATTGCATGCCAGTACAGTACAGACCCAATCTTTACTTCAGACAATCCGAGAAGTGAAGACCCGATCCAAATCCTGAGGGATATGGAAGAGGGAGTAAAAGAAGAAAGTTATAAAGTAATCGTCGATCGAAAAGAAGCCATTCACTATGCGGTGAAAAAAGCCAGTGCAGGAGACGTTATTTTAATAGCAGGAAAGGGTCATGAGACCTATCAGATTGTAGGC
- a CDS encoding penicillin-binding protein, with amino-acid sequence MKKQPNINFGAAILFLIFSLLFFVLIFRFVSIQATGEAAGHALAAKAQQKYEREKTIQAKRGTIYDRNGEVIAEDTISYKLVAILDKDMKPDYVKDPGKTAAALSKVIDLEESEIYRILTKKTKDGDKPFQVEFGKEGRDLPLKTKREIEDMKLPGITFITDSKRFYPNGVFASHLVGYVEKKKSKTNKTDTVGMLGLEQSLNKVLTGKDGKFSYESDIWGYLLPNGDQKIQPAQNGKDVYLTIDKKIQTFLEDSMNKVDEEYQPKKMVAVVADAKTGEILAMGQRPSFHPKTKEGIEDTWHNEVIENSFEPGSTMKIFTLAAAIEEGEFDPNEWYKSGSYKVTENSPAIRDHNQGRGWGSITYLEGVQRSSNVAFAKIVKEKLGYEKYREYITKFGFENPTGIDLPNETGGKIAYEWPLDKVTTGFGQGSAITPIQQIQAATAIANDGKMMQPHVISSIVDSDKKEVVKKTKPKVKGNPISAETAKKARDILETVVSSEKGTGYKRYNIEGYEVAGKTGTAQIPDPNGGGYLTGHENFIFSFLGMAPKDDPELIIYVAVQQPEIDLSTNGAEPVAKIFTPVMKSSLQYLNIEPAKELKANSEHAPEVEGKTVEEAKAHLKKSGFEAIVLGKGTKIQRQVPGNMYNLLEGERVILKTDGELTVPDMSGWSLRDVMKVAKLADLKLNTVGSGYVVKQNLKAGSVLREGDYLIVELEHPAEKYNEENLKSEEQQEEEETVLD; translated from the coding sequence ATGAAGAAACAGCCAAATATCAATTTTGGAGCAGCGATATTATTTTTAATATTCAGCCTGCTCTTTTTTGTATTAATTTTTCGCTTTGTTTCTATTCAGGCAACAGGTGAGGCAGCAGGCCACGCACTTGCGGCTAAAGCCCAGCAGAAATATGAACGCGAAAAGACCATTCAGGCCAAAAGGGGCACCATTTATGACCGGAATGGAGAGGTCATTGCCGAGGATACGATTTCTTACAAGCTTGTAGCAATCCTGGACAAAGACATGAAACCTGATTATGTGAAAGACCCCGGAAAAACAGCAGCCGCGCTTTCGAAAGTTATTGACCTGGAAGAGTCAGAGATTTACAGGATTTTAACAAAGAAAACAAAAGATGGAGATAAACCATTCCAGGTTGAATTTGGAAAAGAGGGCCGCGATCTTCCGTTAAAGACAAAAAGAGAAATAGAAGATATGAAATTGCCCGGGATTACATTCATAACAGATTCCAAGCGGTTTTATCCAAATGGGGTCTTCGCCTCGCATTTAGTCGGGTATGTTGAAAAGAAAAAATCAAAAACCAATAAGACCGATACAGTCGGGATGCTGGGCCTCGAGCAGAGCTTAAATAAGGTGCTCACAGGAAAAGATGGGAAATTCAGCTATGAAAGTGATATATGGGGCTATCTGCTTCCTAATGGAGATCAAAAAATCCAGCCTGCTCAAAATGGCAAAGATGTGTATCTTACGATCGATAAGAAGATCCAGACTTTTCTCGAAGATTCTATGAATAAAGTAGACGAGGAATATCAGCCGAAAAAAATGGTTGCAGTAGTCGCTGATGCTAAAACAGGTGAAATTTTGGCAATGGGACAGAGGCCATCCTTTCATCCTAAAACAAAGGAAGGCATCGAAGACACCTGGCATAATGAAGTGATTGAGAACTCATTTGAACCCGGATCAACCATGAAGATTTTTACTTTGGCTGCTGCCATTGAGGAGGGTGAGTTTGATCCGAATGAATGGTATAAATCAGGAAGTTATAAAGTGACCGAAAATTCACCGGCTATACGGGACCATAATCAGGGACGCGGCTGGGGATCGATTACTTATCTTGAAGGTGTTCAGCGTTCATCGAATGTGGCTTTTGCCAAAATAGTGAAAGAAAAACTTGGGTATGAAAAATACAGGGAATATATAACAAAGTTCGGTTTTGAAAATCCGACGGGAATTGACCTGCCGAATGAAACGGGCGGAAAGATCGCTTATGAGTGGCCGCTTGATAAGGTAACTACGGGATTTGGACAAGGTTCGGCCATTACGCCTATTCAGCAGATACAGGCAGCCACTGCCATCGCGAATGACGGCAAAATGATGCAGCCGCATGTAATCAGCAGTATTGTTGATAGCGATAAAAAGGAAGTCGTGAAAAAAACAAAGCCGAAAGTGAAGGGAAATCCTATTTCTGCAGAAACGGCAAAGAAAGCCAGGGATATCCTGGAAACAGTTGTGTCTTCTGAAAAAGGAACAGGTTATAAAAGGTATAATATCGAAGGCTACGAGGTTGCCGGAAAAACGGGGACTGCCCAAATCCCCGATCCAAATGGCGGGGGATATTTAACAGGTCATGAGAATTTCATCTTCTCGTTTTTAGGAATGGCGCCAAAAGATGATCCTGAACTGATCATCTATGTAGCGGTCCAGCAGCCGGAAATTGATCTCAGTACAAATGGTGCAGAACCTGTTGCTAAGATTTTTACACCGGTAATGAAAAGCAGTCTGCAATATTTAAATATAGAACCGGCAAAAGAACTAAAGGCAAACTCGGAACATGCGCCTGAAGTTGAAGGAAAAACAGTTGAGGAAGCAAAAGCACATTTAAAAAAATCCGGATTTGAGGCAATAGTGCTGGGAAAGGGCACCAAGATACAAAGGCAGGTCCCTGGCAATATGTACAATTTGCTTGAAGGCGAACGAGTGATTTTAAAGACAGATGGTGAATTAACAGTGCCTGATATGTCTGGATGGTCTCTAAGGGACGTCATGAAGGTAGCGAAGCTTGCTGACTTAAAGCTTAATACTGTTGGAAGCGGATATGTGGTGAAACAAAATCTAAAAGCCGGTTCTGTACTTAGGGAAGGTGACTATTTAATAGTCGAACTAGAGCATCCTGCTGAGAAATATAATGAGGAGAACCTCAAATCAGAAGAGCAGCAGGAAGAAGAGGAAACAGTGCTTGATTAA
- the ftsL gene encoding cell division protein FtsL: MVSNQAAIYEVNKEIQQTEEAIQTQTKVNTDLSMQVSELSTYERIKAKAEAMGLKFSGNNVKVVED, encoded by the coding sequence ATGGTTTCAAATCAGGCGGCCATTTACGAAGTAAACAAAGAAATTCAGCAAACAGAAGAAGCAATCCAAACGCAGACCAAAGTGAATACAGATCTTAGCATGCAAGTGAGCGAATTAAGTACATACGAACGCATTAAAGCGAAAGCTGAAGCAATGGGTCTCAAATTCAGCGGAAATAATGTCAAGGTCGTGGAAGATTAA